One segment of Meriones unguiculatus strain TT.TT164.6M chromosome 3, Bangor_MerUng_6.1, whole genome shotgun sequence DNA contains the following:
- the LOC110564896 gene encoding zinc finger protein 431-like isoform X1, translated as MDSVTYDDVHVNFTQQEWALLDPSQKSLYKDVMLETYRNLTAIGYNWENNNIEEYCQSSRRHGRHEQHHTNEKPYKCNQYDKAFSQYHHLQMNKRTRTREKTYECNQCGKAFGCHYYLQCHERTHTGEKTYECNQCGKAFARHYYLQCHKRVHTGEKPYECNQCGKAFSWYCSLKKHKRVHNVEKPFKCNQCDKAFSQDSRLQMHKRTHTGEKSYECNQCGKAFAHHSRLQSHERIHTGEKPYVCNQCGKAFARHSRLQIHERIHTGEKPYECTQCGKAFACHSFLLTHKRTHSAEKHYECDQCVKSFSCHSYLLIHKRTHTGEKPYECSQCGKAFAYHSSLQHHKKLHTGEKLHACNQCGKAFARHSHLKRHENIHNGEKPYSCNQCGKSFASYSNLQIHKRIHTGEKPYECDQCTKAFTRHSSLLVHKRSHTGEKPYECDQCAKAFICHSYLLIHKRTHTGEKPYECDQCSKAFTRQRYLLIHKRTHTYWRESL; from the exons gattcagtgacctatgatgatgtgcatgtgaacttcacacagcaagagtgggctttgctggatccttcccagaagagtctctacaaagatgtgatgctggagacttacaggaacctcactgctatag GCTATAATTGGGAAAACAACAATATTGAAGAatattgtcaaagttctagaagacatggAAG GCATGAACAACATCATACTAatgagaaaccctacaaatgtaatcaatatgataaagccttttcacaatacCATCATCTCCAAATGAATAAAAGAACACGTACTagagagaaaacttatgaatgtaatcagtgtgggaaagcctttggaTGTCACTATTATCTTCAGTgtcatgaaagaacacacactggagagaaaacatatgaatgtaatcagtgtgggaaagcctttgcacggCACTATTATCTTCAGTGTCATAAAAGAgttcatacaggagagaaaccctatgagtgtaatcaatgtggaaaagccttttcatgGTACTGTAGTCTTAAAAAGCATAAACGTGTTCATAATGTAGAGAAACCcttcaaatgtaatcaatgtgataaagccttttcacaagaCAGTcgtctccaaatgcataaaagaacacatactggagagaaatcttatgaatgtaatcagtgtgggaaagcctttgcacatcacagtcgacttcaaagtcatgaaagaattcatactggagagaagccttatgtatgtaatcagtgtggtaaagcctttgcacgtcaCAGTCGTCTTCaaattcatgaaagaattcatactggagagaaaccctatgaatgtacccaatgtgggaaagcctttgcatgtcacagttTTCTCCtaacacataaaagaacacatagtgccGAAAAACACTATGAATGTGATCAATGTGTTAAATCCTTTTCATGTCACAGTTACCTCctgatacataaaagaacacatactggagagaaaccttatgaatgtagtcaatgtggtaaagcttttgcatatcacagtagtctcCAACATCATAAAAAattacatactggagagaaacttcatgcatgtaatcagtgtggtaaagcctttgcacgtcaCAGTCATCTTAAAAGGCATGAAAATATTCATAACGGAGAGAAACCATATtcatgtaatcaatgtggtaaatcATTTGCAAGTTACAGtaatctccaaatacataaaagaatacatactggagagaagccctatgaatgtgaTCAATGTACTAAAGCCTTTACACGTCATAGTTCTCTCCTGGTACATAAAAGatcacatactggagagaaaccctatgaatgtgatCAGTGTGCTAAAGCCTTCATATGTCATAGTTATCTCctgatacataaaagaacacatactggagagaaaccctatgaatgtgatCAGTGTTCTAAAGCCTTTACACGTCAGAGGTacctcctaatacataaaagaacacatacatactggagagaaagcctATGA
- the LOC110564896 gene encoding zinc finger protein 431-like isoform X3 — protein sequence MNKRTRTREKTYECNQCGKAFGCHYYLQCHERTHTGEKTYECNQCGKAFARHYYLQCHKRVHTGEKPYECNQCGKAFSWYCSLKKHKRVHNVEKPFKCNQCDKAFSQDSRLQMHKRTHTGEKSYECNQCGKAFAHHSRLQSHERIHTGEKPYVCNQCGKAFARHSRLQIHERIHTGEKPYECTQCGKAFACHSFLLTHKRTHSAEKHYECDQCVKSFSCHSYLLIHKRTHTGEKPYECSQCGKAFAYHSSLQHHKKLHTGEKLHACNQCGKAFARHSHLKRHENIHNGEKPYSCNQCGKSFASYSNLQIHKRIHTGEKPYECDQCTKAFTRHSSLLVHKRSHTGEKPYECDQCAKAFICHSYLLIHKRTHTGEKPYECDQCSKAFTRQRYLLIHKRTHTYWRESL from the coding sequence ATGAATAAAAGAACACGTACTagagagaaaacttatgaatgtaatcagtgtgggaaagcctttggaTGTCACTATTATCTTCAGTgtcatgaaagaacacacactggagagaaaacatatgaatgtaatcagtgtgggaaagcctttgcacggCACTATTATCTTCAGTGTCATAAAAGAgttcatacaggagagaaaccctatgagtgtaatcaatgtggaaaagccttttcatgGTACTGTAGTCTTAAAAAGCATAAACGTGTTCATAATGTAGAGAAACCcttcaaatgtaatcaatgtgataaagccttttcacaagaCAGTcgtctccaaatgcataaaagaacacatactggagagaaatcttatgaatgtaatcagtgtgggaaagcctttgcacatcacagtcgacttcaaagtcatgaaagaattcatactggagagaagccttatgtatgtaatcagtgtggtaaagcctttgcacgtcaCAGTCGTCTTCaaattcatgaaagaattcatactggagagaaaccctatgaatgtacccaatgtgggaaagcctttgcatgtcacagttTTCTCCtaacacataaaagaacacatagtgccGAAAAACACTATGAATGTGATCAATGTGTTAAATCCTTTTCATGTCACAGTTACCTCctgatacataaaagaacacatactggagagaaaccttatgaatgtagtcaatgtggtaaagcttttgcatatcacagtagtctcCAACATCATAAAAAattacatactggagagaaacttcatgcatgtaatcagtgtggtaaagcctttgcacgtcaCAGTCATCTTAAAAGGCATGAAAATATTCATAACGGAGAGAAACCATATtcatgtaatcaatgtggtaaatcATTTGCAAGTTACAGtaatctccaaatacataaaagaatacatactggagagaagccctatgaatgtgaTCAATGTACTAAAGCCTTTACACGTCATAGTTCTCTCCTGGTACATAAAAGatcacatactggagagaaaccctatgaatgtgatCAGTGTGCTAAAGCCTTCATATGTCATAGTTATCTCctgatacataaaagaacacatactggagagaaaccctatgaatgtgatCAGTGTTCTAAAGCCTTTACACGTCAGAGGTacctcctaatacataaaagaacacatacatactggagagaaagcctATGA
- the LOC110564896 gene encoding zinc finger protein 431-like isoform X2 gives MLETYRNLTAIGYNWENNNIEEYCQSSRRHGRHEQHHTNEKPYKCNQYDKAFSQYHHLQMNKRTRTREKTYECNQCGKAFGCHYYLQCHERTHTGEKTYECNQCGKAFARHYYLQCHKRVHTGEKPYECNQCGKAFSWYCSLKKHKRVHNVEKPFKCNQCDKAFSQDSRLQMHKRTHTGEKSYECNQCGKAFAHHSRLQSHERIHTGEKPYVCNQCGKAFARHSRLQIHERIHTGEKPYECTQCGKAFACHSFLLTHKRTHSAEKHYECDQCVKSFSCHSYLLIHKRTHTGEKPYECSQCGKAFAYHSSLQHHKKLHTGEKLHACNQCGKAFARHSHLKRHENIHNGEKPYSCNQCGKSFASYSNLQIHKRIHTGEKPYECDQCTKAFTRHSSLLVHKRSHTGEKPYECDQCAKAFICHSYLLIHKRTHTGEKPYECDQCSKAFTRQRYLLIHKRTHTYWRESL, from the exons atgctggagacttacaggaacctcactgctatag GCTATAATTGGGAAAACAACAATATTGAAGAatattgtcaaagttctagaagacatggAAG GCATGAACAACATCATACTAatgagaaaccctacaaatgtaatcaatatgataaagccttttcacaatacCATCATCTCCAAATGAATAAAAGAACACGTACTagagagaaaacttatgaatgtaatcagtgtgggaaagcctttggaTGTCACTATTATCTTCAGTgtcatgaaagaacacacactggagagaaaacatatgaatgtaatcagtgtgggaaagcctttgcacggCACTATTATCTTCAGTGTCATAAAAGAgttcatacaggagagaaaccctatgagtgtaatcaatgtggaaaagccttttcatgGTACTGTAGTCTTAAAAAGCATAAACGTGTTCATAATGTAGAGAAACCcttcaaatgtaatcaatgtgataaagccttttcacaagaCAGTcgtctccaaatgcataaaagaacacatactggagagaaatcttatgaatgtaatcagtgtgggaaagcctttgcacatcacagtcgacttcaaagtcatgaaagaattcatactggagagaagccttatgtatgtaatcagtgtggtaaagcctttgcacgtcaCAGTCGTCTTCaaattcatgaaagaattcatactggagagaaaccctatgaatgtacccaatgtgggaaagcctttgcatgtcacagttTTCTCCtaacacataaaagaacacatagtgccGAAAAACACTATGAATGTGATCAATGTGTTAAATCCTTTTCATGTCACAGTTACCTCctgatacataaaagaacacatactggagagaaaccttatgaatgtagtcaatgtggtaaagcttttgcatatcacagtagtctcCAACATCATAAAAAattacatactggagagaaacttcatgcatgtaatcagtgtggtaaagcctttgcacgtcaCAGTCATCTTAAAAGGCATGAAAATATTCATAACGGAGAGAAACCATATtcatgtaatcaatgtggtaaatcATTTGCAAGTTACAGtaatctccaaatacataaaagaatacatactggagagaagccctatgaatgtgaTCAATGTACTAAAGCCTTTACACGTCATAGTTCTCTCCTGGTACATAAAAGatcacatactggagagaaaccctatgaatgtgatCAGTGTGCTAAAGCCTTCATATGTCATAGTTATCTCctgatacataaaagaacacatactggagagaaaccctatgaatgtgatCAGTGTTCTAAAGCCTTTACACGTCAGAGGTacctcctaatacataaaagaacacatacatactggagagaaagcctATGA